One window of Candidatus Marinarcus aquaticus genomic DNA carries:
- a CDS encoding helix-turn-helix domain-containing protein — MSYNLTQEDMSEFMHSASAERDYIINLPHDIGSIVSEKKIVTEDILFFKSNVQTQKNVVMQSHQKMNGLYIGILLDGEVTYKDNLLDHSITLHKNEVKISYINEFDMTTTLGKTSCGIGLFIKNDFLEKNFKEILDLSNYDNKHFSSTTLKYSASNSVILAKELFQSPFKGGLHNLYIQSKILDIIYSEFKELSCYLKDTPSNHIKLTQEDIAALHKAKEIILNSKEFPDILTLSKKVALNEFKLKYGFKKLFHTTPGNMILHQKMLYAKKLLQNSELSINEISNFVGYKHQQSFTTAFVRYFKVRPKDVMKERRYYY, encoded by the coding sequence ATGTCTTACAACCTGACACAAGAAGACATGAGTGAGTTTATGCATTCAGCCTCTGCTGAACGTGATTATATAATCAATCTTCCACACGATATTGGAAGCATTGTATCTGAAAAAAAAATTGTGACTGAAGATATCCTTTTTTTTAAATCAAATGTACAAACACAAAAAAATGTTGTCATGCAATCCCATCAAAAAATGAATGGGTTATATATCGGTATTTTACTTGATGGGGAAGTGACATATAAAGACAATCTTTTAGACCACAGTATCACATTACACAAAAATGAAGTGAAAATCTCTTATATCAATGAGTTTGATATGACCACAACATTGGGAAAAACCTCTTGTGGTATTGGATTATTTATTAAAAATGATTTCTTGGAAAAAAACTTTAAAGAGATTTTAGATCTGAGTAATTATGACAATAAACATTTTTCAAGCACCACATTAAAATACAGTGCATCCAACAGTGTCATTTTGGCCAAAGAACTTTTTCAATCGCCTTTTAAGGGGGGATTGCATAATCTTTATATTCAAAGTAAGATTTTAGATATTATTTACAGTGAATTTAAAGAACTTTCGTGTTACCTAAAAGATACACCATCCAACCACATCAAACTCACACAAGAGGATATTGCGGCGTTGCATAAAGCAAAAGAGATTATTCTCAACAGCAAAGAGTTTCCCGATATTCTGACTCTGTCTAAAAAAGTAGCACTCAATGAATTTAAACTGAAATATGGATTTAAAAAACTCTTTCACACAACACCTGGCAACATGATTTTACATCAAAAAATGCTTTATGCAAAAAAACTGCTTCAAAATTCGGAACTCTCAATCAATGAGATTTCAAACTTTGTTGGTTATAAACATCAACAAAGTTTTACCACAGCTTTTGTTCGTTACTTTAAAGTACGCCCCAAAGATGTGATGAAAGAGCGAAGATACTACTATTAA
- a CDS encoding helix-turn-helix transcriptional regulator, with the protein MHKHISSNELWDKICHNLSFPNSPLGMHDFKHHDEFGQFKLTHYNTGYGIKYSYFVADFYQDTVLENKNSFNTHFLCFNTGKQIFMEDALKSKKVKLDADICWNGTMNEGHQSNSFYFKNQQSITHNITFDHTLFKEITLRDEKFKNLKSVYRGDYIDVNFNNHVNVKQKILLNEIINVSNLDTKLQMLYLESKLLDLVYTTFNAIETDTKKEEFYLNHKDIECLHKAKQILIENIKNPPSLKELSYKAAINEFKLKKGFKQLFNTTVYGFLQNYRLCEAKELLEHGEINIGEASALVGYKSISHFSKIFKEQFGITPVQIKKESKTRYTVDC; encoded by the coding sequence ATGCATAAACACATTTCATCCAATGAGTTATGGGATAAAATATGCCATAATCTCTCTTTTCCCAACTCGCCTTTAGGTATGCATGATTTTAAGCACCATGATGAATTTGGGCAATTCAAACTGACTCATTACAATACAGGTTATGGTATTAAATACTCTTATTTTGTTGCAGACTTTTATCAAGATACTGTTTTAGAAAATAAAAACTCATTTAATACTCACTTTTTATGTTTCAATACCGGCAAACAAATATTTATGGAGGATGCATTAAAATCTAAAAAGGTAAAACTTGATGCCGATATATGCTGGAATGGAACCATGAATGAGGGGCATCAGTCCAACAGTTTTTATTTTAAAAACCAACAATCCATCACTCATAATATTACATTTGATCATACTTTATTTAAAGAGATTACTCTGCGTGATGAGAAATTTAAAAATCTCAAATCTGTATACAGAGGTGACTACATTGATGTTAATTTCAATAATCATGTTAATGTCAAACAAAAAATATTATTGAATGAAATCATCAACGTCTCAAATTTGGATACTAAATTACAAATGTTATACTTAGAATCCAAATTATTAGACCTTGTTTATACCACATTTAATGCCATTGAGACGGATACAAAAAAAGAAGAGTTCTACTTAAATCACAAAGATATTGAGTGTTTACATAAAGCCAAACAAATCTTAATTGAAAACATAAAAAACCCTCCCTCTTTAAAAGAGTTGTCCTATAAAGCTGCTATTAATGAATTCAAACTCAAAAAAGGATTTAAACAACTGTTTAATACAACGGTGTATGGTTTCTTACAAAACTATCGTCTTTGTGAAGCCAAAGAACTCCTAGAACATGGTGAAATTAATATCGGTGAAGCTTCTGCTTTAGTGGGTTACAAAAGTATCAGTCATTTCAGTAAAATATTCAAAGAGCAATTTGGAATAACACCCGTACAAATAAAAAAAGAGAGCAAAACTCGATACACAGTAGATTGTTAA
- a CDS encoding TonB-dependent receptor: MTPIKLQTLLLISTMLANSLYADEIKFDSVMVTANKVEENIQDVPQSITVINSTQIEEKGIKSITDVIREIPNMTATPLSGVAVNFRGLNASMFTNNNPVVIYIDGIPTSGRFSFDAPMANVERIEVLRGPQGTLYGKDAIGAVINIITKEPTNIVEGDVHMEYGSNNYMRGLFNIYGPIIEDKLFFGFNTEQRRNDGWITNQNNGDDKANKQEYESYNASLHYKATDRLSAKLVLKREEAEENWIKGYAKSAYDGLSDFKRDEAENVNFDMPTYEENTIDSQSLKLEYEADTFTINSITTHKNTEMIGEYDAEYSNNPMYAGLKQFMDNEIDTYTQEIRLSSNNSEGIRWISGVYFDKEDSEMGPYGMEFPNYLSTPPYTYIGNYRMNAPSETKSKTQAIFGQVMIPFAEDFELTLGGRYQKIEKKIDMKLYYLPVGTTGTPFYTLNDETSWNVFLPKVALSHKINGNFTTYISVSKGYMPGGYNFFGMSGSIEDNSFDPQKSTNYEAGIKGTIDNFVFTASIFKMDIEDIHVYKSTGTGVYITDNADKAHSQGIEFDFTYFPNDNWEISGAFGFIKAQYDDYDGGTFDFDGEKIENTPSHTASLSVAYYHPQGYYGRTDLKNQGNTYFYNDKNKEMLKQSSNTTVDIKLGYRFSDFDIYAYGRNITDEEYLTSFTASSSFARATFNDPRSFGVGLKYSF; the protein is encoded by the coding sequence ATGACGCCAATCAAACTACAAACGTTATTGTTGATATCTACAATGTTAGCAAATAGTCTTTATGCTGATGAAATAAAATTCGATTCGGTGATGGTTACTGCCAATAAAGTGGAAGAGAATATACAAGATGTTCCTCAAAGTATTACAGTAATCAACAGCACACAAATAGAAGAAAAAGGGATAAAAAGTATTACAGATGTGATACGTGAAATTCCTAATATGACAGCTACACCTTTATCTGGAGTAGCTGTCAACTTTAGAGGATTAAATGCTTCAATGTTTACGAATAATAACCCAGTAGTGATCTATATTGATGGAATCCCTACAAGTGGAAGGTTTTCTTTTGATGCCCCTATGGCAAATGTTGAGCGTATAGAAGTATTAAGAGGACCACAAGGGACACTTTATGGGAAAGATGCGATTGGTGCAGTAATTAATATTATTACAAAAGAACCTACAAACATCGTTGAGGGAGATGTTCATATGGAGTATGGCAGTAATAATTATATGAGAGGTTTATTTAATATATACGGACCTATTATTGAAGATAAACTGTTTTTTGGATTCAATACTGAACAACGAAGAAATGATGGTTGGATCACCAATCAAAATAATGGAGATGATAAAGCAAATAAACAAGAATATGAAAGTTATAATGCATCACTTCATTATAAAGCGACAGATAGATTGAGTGCAAAACTTGTATTAAAAAGAGAAGAAGCAGAAGAAAATTGGATAAAAGGGTATGCAAAATCTGCATATGATGGATTAAGTGATTTTAAAAGAGATGAAGCAGAAAATGTAAATTTTGATATGCCAACATATGAAGAGAATACGATAGATTCACAAAGTTTAAAGTTAGAGTATGAGGCAGATACTTTTACAATCAATTCTATCACAACACATAAAAATACGGAAATGATTGGAGAATATGATGCTGAATATTCTAATAACCCAATGTATGCAGGACTTAAACAGTTTATGGACAATGAAATAGATACTTATACACAGGAAATACGATTATCGAGTAATAATAGTGAAGGCATAAGATGGATCTCAGGAGTTTATTTTGATAAAGAAGATAGTGAAATGGGTCCATATGGGATGGAGTTCCCAAACTATTTATCGACTCCACCTTATACGTATATCGGAAATTATCGTATGAATGCGCCATCTGAAACAAAAAGCAAGACTCAAGCTATTTTTGGACAAGTGATGATACCTTTTGCAGAAGATTTTGAATTAACTCTTGGTGGAAGATATCAGAAAATTGAAAAAAAGATAGATATGAAGCTTTATTATTTGCCTGTAGGAACGACAGGAACACCTTTTTATACTCTCAACGATGAAACATCATGGAATGTGTTTTTACCTAAGGTTGCGTTATCTCATAAGATAAATGGAAACTTTACAACATATATCTCTGTGTCAAAAGGATATATGCCAGGAGGATATAACTTTTTTGGAATGTCTGGAAGTATCGAAGATAATAGTTTTGATCCACAAAAATCAACAAACTATGAAGCAGGGATAAAAGGGACAATTGATAATTTTGTTTTTACTGCTTCAATATTTAAAATGGATATAGAAGATATACATGTATATAAATCTACAGGGACAGGTGTATATATAACGGACAATGCAGATAAAGCACACTCTCAAGGAATTGAGTTTGACTTTACTTATTTTCCTAATGATAATTGGGAAATCAGTGGGGCTTTTGGATTCATAAAAGCACAATATGATGACTATGATGGTGGTACATTTGACTTTGATGGCGAAAAGATAGAGAATACACCTTCTCATACAGCGAGTTTAAGTGTAGCATATTATCATCCACAAGGTTATTATGGAAGAACCGATCTTAAGAACCAAGGTAATACATATTTTTATAATGACAAAAATAAAGAGATGTTAAAACAAAGCAGTAATACAACAGTAGATATAAAATTAGGTTATAGATTCTCAGATTTTGATATTTATGCTTATGGAAGAAACATAACAGATGAAGAATATCTGACTTCATTTACTGCTTCCTCTTCATTTGCAAGAGCAACTTTCAATGATCCAAGGTCATTTGGAGTAGGACTTAAGTATAGCTTTTAA
- a CDS encoding TonB-dependent receptor: protein MVDSKSIVLFLATTIILTSNSYAKGSQSLEPVTVTAQKSEEDVQKVPISMDVFDEYKLADSSIDTIEDLGKYTPNLFLFNVGFQGLTSPSIRGLSANLLSFSSPVSMYVDGVPTMSSFGFSEGLLDIERIEVLKGPQGTLYGKNSEAGVINIITKKPDNELRRKVFTKLGTDGKRVFGLNVSGPIIEDTFYAGISYKHDEKDGFIKHETKGRDVNDKETDYGKLNLRYTPTDNLDISFVTSKKESDDGAIDWARAGQDLEGVSVSSNLDGYSRPTTKSFALNIDYDIDETTKIRSITTKRTHKEDAALDNDLSAMNIMHIFRKYKLDTLSQEIRVEKEFVDTKVVSGIYTDKEENQLSLVQKTMMNPTGVNSHPQELNAKTYSFFTNVIYFFNDSFILNTGVRYDKEKKDIKVKESDIALENDWSNISPKLSLQYNIDTSSMMYATVSKGYRSGGFNPYATTKSLETYDEESLISYEIGYKSMFFDNRLKFNTAIYYMDIDDMQVQTMPTPGVVYMVNAASATSQGIELDIEAILCDNLTLYSSLGYNKTTFDQFTDNGNDYSNNYNPFAPKYNFNLGIQYRDERGIYARADFNGYGKTYFDSANEDFQKAYELVNVKVGYEADNYDIYLYSDNLFDTEHHATNYFNGTTTAYREGREIGVQLAYRF, encoded by the coding sequence ATGGTAGATTCAAAAAGTATTGTTCTATTTTTAGCTACAACTATTATTTTAACGAGTAATAGTTATGCAAAAGGTAGCCAAAGTTTAGAACCAGTGACAGTAACAGCTCAAAAGAGTGAAGAGGATGTGCAAAAAGTCCCTATAAGTATGGATGTATTTGATGAATATAAGTTAGCAGATAGTTCTATTGATACCATAGAGGATCTTGGAAAATATACGCCAAATCTATTTTTATTTAATGTAGGATTTCAAGGACTCACTTCACCCTCCATTCGTGGATTAAGTGCCAATTTACTCTCTTTTTCATCTCCTGTGAGTATGTATGTGGATGGAGTGCCTACTATGAGTAGCTTTGGATTTAGTGAGGGGTTATTGGATATAGAAAGGATAGAAGTTTTAAAAGGACCGCAAGGGACTTTATATGGCAAAAACTCTGAAGCAGGGGTTATCAATATCATCACAAAAAAACCTGACAATGAGTTAAGAAGAAAAGTATTTACAAAACTAGGGACAGATGGCAAAAGAGTATTTGGATTGAATGTTTCAGGACCTATTATAGAAGATACTTTTTATGCAGGAATCTCTTATAAACATGATGAAAAAGATGGCTTTATCAAACATGAAACAAAAGGAAGAGATGTAAATGATAAAGAGACAGACTATGGAAAACTTAATCTTCGATATACTCCAACAGACAATCTTGATATCTCTTTTGTTACTTCAAAAAAAGAGAGTGATGACGGTGCGATTGATTGGGCAAGGGCAGGACAAGATCTGGAAGGTGTAAGTGTATCATCAAATCTTGATGGGTATTCAAGACCTACTACAAAGAGTTTTGCTTTAAATATCGATTATGATATTGATGAGACTACAAAGATAAGATCAATTACTACAAAGCGTACCCATAAAGAGGATGCTGCTTTGGATAATGATCTCTCTGCTATGAATATCATGCATATTTTTAGAAAGTATAAGTTGGATACTTTATCCCAAGAGATAAGAGTGGAAAAAGAGTTTGTCGATACAAAAGTAGTCAGTGGAATCTATACAGATAAAGAGGAAAATCAACTCTCACTAGTGCAAAAAACGATGATGAATCCAACAGGTGTCAATTCGCATCCTCAAGAATTAAATGCAAAAACATATAGCTTTTTTACTAATGTGATCTATTTCTTTAATGATAGTTTTATCTTAAATACAGGTGTGAGATATGATAAAGAGAAAAAAGATATTAAAGTAAAAGAGTCAGATATCGCTCTTGAAAATGATTGGAGTAATATCTCTCCAAAACTCTCTTTACAGTATAACATAGATACTTCAAGTATGATGTATGCAACAGTTTCAAAAGGCTATAGAAGCGGTGGATTTAATCCATATGCTACTACAAAGAGTCTTGAAACCTATGATGAAGAGAGCTTGATCTCTTATGAAATAGGATACAAATCGATGTTTTTTGATAATAGATTAAAATTCAATACAGCAATCTATTACATGGATATTGATGATATGCAAGTACAAACTATGCCAACCCCTGGAGTTGTCTATATGGTAAATGCAGCAAGTGCTACATCACAAGGGATCGAGCTAGATATTGAAGCAATATTATGCGATAACCTTACATTGTATTCAAGCCTTGGGTACAATAAAACAACCTTTGATCAATTTACTGACAATGGAAATGACTATAGTAATAACTATAACCCGTTTGCTCCAAAGTATAACTTTAATCTAGGCATCCAATATAGAGATGAGAGGGGAATATATGCAAGAGCTGATTTCAATGGATATGGGAAGACATATTTTGACTCAGCAAATGAAGATTTTCAAAAAGCCTATGAACTTGTTAATGTAAAAGTAGGGTACGAAGCAGACAACTACGATATCTATCTGTATTCCGATAACCTTTTTGATACAGAACACCATGCAACGAACTATTTTAACGGAACTACAACTGCTTATCGTGAAGGTCGAGAGATAGGCGTACAATTAGCCTATAGGTTTTAG
- a CDS encoding energy transducer TonB, with the protein MINRRLAIALGGSVAISIAIFALMQQMISSDAQLEQKKQAPIELNYLRDKKETDIEKKTRIQPKKPIEKVEPKKLDFKKELNQNLNKNVKVQPLAIANNLDLSNITSLKGAQLDIGSSLIDANMLTALSRSNPRYPRMAKIRKQEGFVQLIFKIDAQGFVSDIKVAASDPKGVFEDSAVSAMKRWRFKPTKGDAPGSFKEATITFNFRLAQ; encoded by the coding sequence ATGATAAACAGACGTTTGGCGATTGCTTTAGGCGGTTCAGTAGCAATATCGATTGCAATTTTTGCGTTGATGCAACAGATGATCTCTTCAGATGCACAATTAGAGCAAAAAAAGCAAGCTCCCATTGAGTTGAACTATTTACGGGATAAAAAAGAGACCGATATTGAGAAAAAAACACGTATTCAACCCAAAAAGCCTATAGAGAAAGTGGAGCCAAAGAAACTTGATTTTAAAAAAGAGTTGAATCAAAACTTGAATAAAAATGTCAAAGTACAACCATTGGCCATTGCCAATAACTTGGATTTATCCAATATCACCTCTTTAAAAGGTGCACAATTAGATATTGGTTCATCTCTTATTGATGCCAATATGCTTACGGCATTGAGTCGTTCCAATCCACGTTATCCACGAATGGCTAAGATACGTAAACAAGAGGGTTTTGTACAACTGATATTTAAAATCGATGCACAAGGATTTGTTTCAGATATTAAAGTCGCAGCATCTGATCCCAAAGGGGTATTTGAAGACTCAGCAGTCAGTGCCATGAAACGATGGCGCTTTAAACCTACAAAAGGGGATGCTCCTGGTAGCTTCAAAGAGGCAACAATCACATTTAATTTTAGGTTGGCACAATGA
- a CDS encoding helix-turn-helix domain-containing protein gives MCKVQLKDLLLPTFNSNKNIIKNSFPKEIGNDYMEKIDIQEGFIFLKTKYNFKRPTLMEAKQSERKLVITISLKGNVLYKSMDCSQKLNFQEGFTTISLLNSEIEGLREFQDHKIDQVRIILDENFLKRNLKENILEKYFNEDSLSLINFRPTSLYSELLVNDILHCNLQGDIHSLYTQAKALELLSIELGKLYQNNSDTMLLNQYDKEAIYQAKKLLLSNFQNPPSICELAKKVHLNEFKLKKGFKQIFHTTPYKLLAQYKLNKAKRMLESGDYNINEVAQYVGFKYANNFSNAFFKEFGILPKEVMKNIKYY, from the coding sequence ATGTGTAAAGTACAACTAAAAGATCTACTTTTACCTACATTTAATTCAAACAAAAACATCATAAAAAACTCTTTTCCTAAAGAGATTGGAAATGATTATATGGAAAAAATAGATATCCAAGAGGGTTTTATCTTTTTAAAAACAAAGTACAACTTCAAACGCCCCACCCTTATGGAAGCAAAACAAAGTGAAAGAAAACTCGTTATAACCATATCTTTAAAAGGAAATGTTTTATATAAAAGTATGGATTGTTCGCAAAAACTCAACTTTCAAGAAGGCTTTACAACCATATCATTACTCAATAGTGAAATAGAAGGGCTAAGAGAGTTTCAAGATCACAAAATAGATCAAGTGAGAATCATCTTAGATGAGAACTTTTTAAAAAGAAACCTCAAAGAGAATATTTTAGAGAAGTATTTTAATGAAGATAGCCTAAGCCTTATCAACTTCCGCCCTACTTCCTTGTACTCTGAACTCTTAGTCAATGATATTTTACACTGTAATTTACAAGGAGATATCCACTCACTCTACACCCAAGCAAAAGCCTTGGAGCTTTTATCGATTGAGCTTGGGAAACTGTATCAAAATAATTCAGATACTATGTTGCTAAACCAATATGATAAAGAAGCGATCTATCAAGCAAAAAAGCTACTTTTATCAAACTTCCAAAATCCTCCATCTATCTGTGAACTTGCAAAAAAAGTGCATCTTAATGAGTTTAAATTAAAAAAAGGATTTAAACAAATTTTTCATACTACCCCTTATAAACTTTTGGCACAATATAAACTAAATAAAGCAAAAAGAATGCTTGAATCAGGGGATTATAATATCAATGAAGTAGCACAATACGTGGGCTTTAAATATGCTAATAACTTTAGTAATGCATTTTTTAAAGAGTTTGGGATCTTACCAAAAGAGGTTATGAAAAATATCAAATACTACTAA
- a CDS encoding TonB-dependent receptor: protein MKKWTTYKVAVLSLMVSSMLWAAEQPTQLGNVVVSANKMEENIQEVPQSITILDAQTIEEKGMNKVSDVINVIPNMYMNSENHGGAINFRGLNTSMFTNSNPIVIYVDGVPTSSRNAFDISMENIEKIEVLRGPQGTLYGKDAIGGVINIITKVPTNETSGSIGFEYGSNDYHKESFNLNTPLIKDKLFLNLNAALFSDHGWITNDYNGDDEAAKERSIKLGTSLYYNVTDNLSAKLVFKREKTKNYWGNYGVAQNVVSLNEFSKKASENANFDMPAIEDNEINTQSLNLKYETDDYLFEAISSHKDTDFKSTYDIDFTANNLLDGSFMTRNTNMETYTNEVRVSNKSDAFRWIAGVYFDSDKIKEDPYSQTLYLSGVKAVYANALSTSHNDTSAIFTHLMIPLNEKIDLTLGGRYQRIKKDIDMTVNNGATTFDFDANKTWNTFIPKGALSYKINDNFTTYFSVSKGYMAGGFNSFASSSNEDDNAFDSQKSTNYEIGIKSTFDDLILNAAIFRMDIENIHIYRQVVGNYYTDNAKKAHSQGIELDFTYFPTDTIVINGAVGYVDTEYDSYDAGDYDFSGNKIENTPSHTANLSMAYYDPKGFYARGDIKNQGSLYFYDDRQKKFLKNKSYTTLDVKIGYRYANFDIYAYGKNLTDEEYMTYYQSSSTVSLATFADQRSVGVGVRYKF, encoded by the coding sequence ATGAAAAAATGGACTACATACAAGGTAGCAGTGCTCTCATTGATGGTGAGTTCTATGTTATGGGCTGCTGAACAACCGACACAATTAGGCAATGTGGTGGTCAGTGCAAATAAAATGGAAGAAAATATTCAAGAGGTGCCCCAAAGTATTACAATACTGGATGCTCAAACCATAGAAGAGAAAGGGATGAATAAAGTTTCAGATGTCATAAATGTTATTCCCAATATGTATATGAACTCAGAGAATCATGGTGGGGCCATTAACTTTAGAGGATTAAACACCTCCATGTTTACAAACTCTAATCCAATTGTTATTTATGTCGATGGTGTTCCTACAAGCAGCAGAAATGCATTTGATATTTCAATGGAGAATATAGAAAAAATTGAGGTATTAAGAGGACCACAAGGAACTCTGTATGGAAAAGATGCCATAGGAGGCGTGATTAATATCATTACAAAAGTGCCGACCAATGAAACCTCTGGCAGTATCGGGTTTGAATATGGAAGCAATGATTATCATAAGGAGAGTTTTAATCTTAATACACCTTTGATTAAAGATAAACTCTTTTTAAATTTAAATGCGGCACTCTTTTCGGATCATGGTTGGATTACAAATGATTATAACGGTGATGATGAAGCTGCAAAAGAGAGAAGCATCAAACTGGGTACCTCTTTATACTATAATGTGACGGATAACCTTTCTGCTAAATTGGTATTTAAAAGAGAAAAGACCAAAAACTATTGGGGTAATTATGGTGTTGCACAAAATGTAGTGAGTTTGAATGAGTTCAGCAAAAAGGCATCTGAAAATGCCAATTTTGATATGCCTGCAATTGAAGACAATGAGATCAATACGCAAAGTTTAAATCTTAAATATGAGACAGATGATTATCTTTTTGAAGCCATCTCCTCTCATAAAGATACCGATTTTAAGAGTACCTATGATATTGACTTTACTGCCAATAATCTTTTAGATGGTTCATTTATGACCCGAAATACAAACATGGAAACTTATACGAATGAAGTCAGAGTATCCAATAAAAGTGATGCTTTTAGATGGATTGCAGGTGTTTATTTTGACTCAGATAAAATTAAAGAAGACCCTTACAGTCAAACACTTTATCTATCAGGAGTAAAAGCGGTATATGCCAATGCCCTTTCCACGAGTCATAATGATACCAGTGCCATATTTACTCACTTGATGATACCTTTAAATGAAAAGATTGATTTAACTTTGGGTGGCCGATATCAACGCATTAAAAAAGATATAGATATGACCGTCAACAATGGTGCAACGACGTTTGATTTTGATGCTAATAAAACATGGAATACTTTTATTCCTAAAGGGGCATTAAGCTATAAAATCAATGATAACTTTACCACCTATTTCTCTGTTTCAAAAGGCTACATGGCCGGTGGTTTTAACAGTTTTGCATCCTCTTCAAATGAAGATGATAATGCTTTTGATTCGCAAAAATCGACCAATTATGAAATAGGGATAAAAAGTACTTTTGATGACTTGATTTTAAATGCGGCAATTTTTAGAATGGATATCGAAAATATTCATATCTACAGACAAGTAGTAGGCAACTACTATACGGACAATGCAAAGAAAGCACACTCACAAGGGATTGAACTGGATTTTACATATTTTCCTACAGACACCATTGTTATTAATGGAGCGGTGGGGTATGTAGACACTGAGTATGACTCGTATGATGCGGGTGATTATGACTTTAGTGGCAATAAAATAGAGAACACTCCTTCGCATACAGCTAATTTAAGTATGGCATATTATGATCCAAAAGGATTTTATGCCAGAGGGGATATCAAAAATCAAGGCTCATTATATTTTTATGATGATCGACAAAAAAAGTTTCTAAAAAATAAATCATACACCACCCTTGATGTCAAAATAGGGTATAGATATGCAAATTTTGATATCTATGCGTATGGTAAGAACTTAACCGATGAAGAGTATATGACCTATTACCAATCAAGCTCAACGGTATCTCTTGCAACTTTTGCAGACCAAAGAAGCGTAGGAGTAGGAGTAAGATATAAATTCTAA
- a CDS encoding tetratricopeptide repeat protein, which yields MKRLVLILLLGSSLLLARGTMSQGTYKQLMQVQELMAKNEYAQSKKILSEMLKEKGENKYERSYILQSLSSIYIFDNNYKKVESIFEEILALNALEKESLNRVKLSLAKVYLSTEKYKKSLKLLKSIQHDSKIDKKELYESFILAHYYNKNYTQAVHYSKLYFPLKKEVKESWYKILYSSYVELKDLPNAITTMKIMVKLFSENEIYWVQLASLYQETNELKKSLSTLELAYKKSLLTKKENVLYFINILLQNEVYFKASELLNEAIAKGYIKEDKKIFELLVSSYIHSKQTELAIKKLENSNFAQQSKYQMILANLYYQHQNYQKSIAVLENMKTKKNSKIEGERYILKALSFYELQKRDECIANLKKVINNPHHKQRAQNILKQLS from the coding sequence ATGAAAAGACTGGTTTTAATTTTACTGTTAGGAAGCTCACTGTTACTTGCACGAGGTACAATGTCGCAAGGGACCTATAAACAACTCATGCAAGTACAAGAGTTGATGGCAAAAAATGAATACGCTCAATCAAAGAAGATACTTTCTGAAATGCTCAAAGAAAAAGGTGAGAACAAATATGAGCGTTCATATATTTTACAATCACTTTCAAGTATCTATATATTTGATAACAACTATAAAAAAGTGGAGTCTATCTTTGAAGAGATTTTGGCATTAAATGCGCTTGAAAAAGAGAGTTTGAATCGAGTAAAACTCTCTTTGGCTAAAGTCTATTTATCGACTGAAAAGTATAAGAAAAGTTTGAAACTGCTCAAATCGATTCAACATGATTCTAAAATCGATAAAAAAGAACTCTATGAAAGCTTTATTTTAGCGCACTATTATAATAAGAATTATACGCAAGCCGTTCACTACTCAAAGCTCTATTTTCCTTTGAAAAAAGAGGTCAAAGAGTCATGGTATAAAATTTTATATTCGTCGTATGTCGAACTTAAAGATTTGCCCAATGCCATTACTACCATGAAAATAATGGTTAAACTTTTCAGTGAAAACGAGATTTATTGGGTGCAGTTGGCTTCCTTGTATCAAGAGACCAATGAGTTGAAGAAATCACTTTCGACTTTAGAGTTGGCGTATAAAAAGAGTCTTTTAACTAAAAAAGAGAATGTACTTTATTTTATCAATATTTTATTGCAAAATGAGGTCTATTTTAAAGCAAGTGAACTTTTGAATGAAGCGATAGCAAAAGGGTACATTAAAGAGGATAAAAAGATTTTTGAACTTTTGGTTTCAAGTTATATTCACTCAAAACAAACAGAATTGGCTATCAAAAAACTGGAGAATTCTAATTTTGCACAACAAAGTAAATATCAAATGATTTTGGCCAACTTATATTATCAACATCAAAACTATCAAAAGAGTATTGCGGTGCTTGAAAATATGAAAACGAAAAAGAACAGTAAAATTGAAGGGGAACGTTACATTTTAAAAGCACTCAGTTTTTATGAGTTACAAAAAAGGGATGAGTGCATTGCAAATTTGAAAAAAGTGATCAACAATCCTCATCATAAACAGCGGGCTCAAAATATTTTAAAACAACTCAGTTAA